The Methylocystis sp. ATCC 49242 region GCTGGAGGCCAAGGCGTCCAAGGCGCTGGCCGACCTCTACGCGAGCCTCACCCCCTGGCAGAAAATTCAGGTCGCGCGTCATCCGCAGCGCCCGCATTTCTCCGACTATGTGAAGCAGCTCGTCACGGAATTCACGCCGCTCGCCGGCGACCGCTTCTTCGGCGAGGACGCCGCCATCGTCGGCGGCTTCGGGCGCTTCAACGGCGAGCCCATCTGCATCATCGGGCAGGAGAAGGGCTCGGACACCGCGAGCCGTCTGCACCATAATTTCGGCATGGCGCGACCCGAGGGCTACCGCAAGGCGGTGCGCCTCATGGAGCTCGCCGACCGCTTCGGCCTGCCGGTGGTCTCGCTGGTCGATACGGCCGGCGCCTTTCCGGGCATCGACGCCGAGGAGCGTGGGCAGGCGGAAGCCATCGCCCGATCGACCGACGCCTCGCTGTCGCTGGGCGTGCCCAATGTCGCGGTCGTGGTGGGCGAGGGCGGCTCCGGCGGCGCCATCGCAATCGCCGCCGCCAACAAGGTGCTGATGCTGGAGCACGCGGTCTACACCGTCGCCTCCCCGGAGGCCTCGGCCTCCATCCTGTGGCGTGATTCGGCCAAGGCGCAGGACGCCGCGACCAGCATGAAGATCACGGCGCAGGATCTGCTCAAATTCGGCATCATCGACGTGATCGTCACCGAGCCCTCGGGCGGCGCTCATCGCGACCCCAGGGCGGCCATCGCCGCC contains the following coding sequences:
- a CDS encoding acetyl-CoA carboxylase carboxyltransferase subunit alpha translates to MRSYLDFEKPVAELETKVEELRALAEKGEGVSISEELTKLEAKASKALADLYASLTPWQKIQVARHPQRPHFSDYVKQLVTEFTPLAGDRFFGEDAAIVGGFGRFNGEPICIIGQEKGSDTASRLHHNFGMARPEGYRKAVRLMELADRFGLPVVSLVDTAGAFPGIDAEERGQAEAIARSTDASLSLGVPNVAVVVGEGGSGGAIAIAAANKVLMLEHAVYTVASPEASASILWRDSAKAQDAATSMKITAQDLLKFGIIDVIVTEPSGGAHRDPRAAIAAAGDAVSLELSRLTNLSREQLRHARAEKFLAMGRKIEEKR